AGTATTTTAAGGTTTTCCTCAGCCGCAACCGGCGAAATGCCGTCGTTGAATGTGTGCGGTCGCTGTCGGTTGTAGTAGTCCATCAGATAGCCACCCACATCTTTTTTCGCCTCGGGGAGGTTCCGATATCCTAGAGCCGGTATCCATTCAGATTTCAGGC
This genomic stretch from Marinobacter salsuginis harbors:
- a CDS encoding integrase core domain-containing protein, with the protein product QYASRKFRQRLWRYRMTQSMSRRGNGWDNAPMERLFRSLKSEWIPALGYRNLPEAKKDVGGYLMDYYNRQRPHTFNDGISPVAAEENLKILSGMS